Within the Kingella potus genome, the region TCGCGCATCATGCCGCCACCCACGGCGGTAAGCAGCGCGGCAATGGCCACGCCCATCATGTCGAGCCGTTTTTCATAGCCGACCAGATAGCCGGAAAAGGCAAAAGCGGCCGTGCCGGTATAGTTGATGAGATCGGTGGGAGTCATGGTCATGGTTTGTGTGTTTTTCCGTATTGCGTGCGGTGCGGCGGATTATATCCAATGTTGCCCGCCCGTATTGCGGCAAATGGCAAAACAGGCCGCCCTTCTGCTAACATCCGCCGTTTTGCACCCGCAACTGTCTTAATAATGACGAACCCATCCCGCCCCTCCCCCATCCCGCTGCGGCTGGCCGCCGTTACCCTGCTGCCGCTGCTGTGCGCGTTGTGGTTTTACTTCCGACCCGCCGCCAACCGCACCGGCTTCCTTATCGACGGCATCATCATGGCCTGCCTGTGCACTTTTTTATTCAAATACATCCTGTTTGCCTGCATCGGCCACCACCTGCGTGGAGAGATGCGGCTGAAACGCCAAACCGCCCTGCTCTTTCTGCCGCTTGCGCTGTTTGCCGCGTACATCTGCCGCTATTTCGGCGCGTTTTGAAGCCTGCGGCTTGACAAAGCATAACGGCGGGTTTAAAGTCCGCCCCATTCATTTACCTCCGCTTACGGAAAACGCCATGCAGATTCGCGCCGCCGCTTACTTTTATTGGTATCGCACCAACGTGCGGTATCTTTTTGCGTCTGCGTAAACCTTACACAACAGCAAAAAAGCCGCCTTACAGCCAACAGGCGGCTTTCTTGTTTTCCATCCGTACAGGCCGTCTGAAAAGCAAAAACATTATTCAGGAGCCTGAAATATGTCCACCGCCGCCCAAACCCGCCCCGCCGCCGCACAGGAAACCCTCCACCGCTGCTGCCTGATCGCCGACGGCAACGGCTGCCGCCCCGCCCCGCTGCCCGACACCCTGCCGCAAGAATGCGGCCTGCCCGCCGCCGAAGCCATGCTGCCGCAAATCCGCACCGCCGCCATGATGATTGCCGCCGCCCGCCACGACTTTACCGCCGCCAGCCCTGCCGTATTTGCCGAAGAGGCCGACTGGCTCGCCGCCCGCATCCTGCTGCTGCGCGTGCGCACCGTCCGTGCCGGCATCGGCCTGCGTTTCGTCTTGGAAACCGCCAACCGCCGCGCCGCCGCCTTTGCCGCCGAACACCGCCTGCCCTTCGTTCCCGCAAAATTCGTCCCCGAGCCGAAAACCCGCCGCGACAGCCTGCTGGTACTCGACTGCGCCCTCGCCTCCGACGGTATCGACCGGGGTTTGGTAGAAAACAGCCGCCGCCTCGCCGCCCAGTTTCCGCATTTTTACAGGCGGTAAAAAATAAAATAAGAAGTGTGCCGCCAAGCCGTAGCACGCCACCCGAACCATCCCGTCCGACACCACAGGCCGTCTGAACACACCGCTCCGCCCGAAAAGGAAACCCACGCCATGCTGCCTCTGCTGCAAAGCAAAATCCGCAATCCCGACTACGTCCGCATGATAAACAGCAGCCGCCGGTCGTTTAGCGCGGCCGAAACCGCCCTGCTCGAAGAAATCCTCGTCCGCTTCGATTTCGACGTGGTGCAGGCACAGGCTTTGGCACAAGCTGTGATGCAGCAGGCGCGTTTCGATCCCAATGCGCTGCACATCGAAGAATACGACGACGAAGATGTAACAGGCATCTGTCCCCACTGCCTCAACCCGCCCGTGCCGCCCTTGCGCGACTATCTGATGTGGCGCGAAAAATAAGCCTCCGGTATGTAAGAGGCCGTCTGAAAACCTTTCAGACGGCCTCTTTGTACAAAATGCCATACCGGCCGCAAACAGTACGGGCATACGGCAGAGCGCGGCAAAGCCGTAGATTTTTTAATTTATTCCGCTATACAATCGCGCCCGTTGCCATCTATATACACACAGGACCGCAAATATGAACCCGCTCACCATCGCCGTACACGGCCAGGAACATACCCCCCTCGAAATCATCGGAAAAATGGCCAACCGCCACGGCCTCATCGCCGGCGCAACCGGCACAGGCAAAACCGTTACCCTGCGCAAAATGGCGGAAAGTTTCAGCAGCCTCGGCATCCCCGTTTTCCTGGCCGACGTGAAAGGCGATTTGTCCGGCCTGTGCAACGCCGGCAGCGACACAGGCAAAGTGGGCGAGCGCATGGCCGAATTCGGCTTGGACAAAACCTCCTACCTGCAAGGCTTCCCCACCCGCTTTTGGGACGTATACGGCGAAACCGGCATACCCGTGCGCGTAACCGTGTCCGAAATGGGGCCGATGCTGCTCTCCCGCCTGATGAACCTCAACGACACACAGGAAGGCCTGCTCAACCTCGTATTCAAAGCCGCCGACGACCAGGGCTGGCATCTTATCGACTTGAAAGACCTGCGCGGAATGCTGCAATACGTTGCCGAGCACGCCAAAGAATACCGCACGCAATACGGCAACGTGTCCGCCGCCAGCGTCGGCGCAATCCAGCGGCAGCTTCTCACCCTCGAAAACGAAGGCGCACAATCGTTTTTCGGCGAACCCGCCCTCAATCTGCACGACTGGCTGCAAACCGAAGGCTCGCGCGGAGTCATCAACATCCTCAATGCCGAAAAACTGATGCGCTCGCCCCGCCTGTACAGCGCGTTCCTGCTGTGGTTTCTCGCCGAACTGTTTGAAACCCTGCCCGAAGTCGGCGACCTCGCCCAGCCCAAATTCGTCATGTTTTTCGACGAAGCCCACCTGATGTTCGACAACGCCGCCCCCGCGCTGCTGGAACAAGTGGAGCAGGTCGTCCGCCTGATCCGTTCCAAAGGCGTAGGCGTGTATTTCGTTACACAAAATCCGCTTGACCTGCCCGACACCATCCTCGGCCAGCTCGGCAACCGCGTCCAGCACGCCCTGCGCGCCTTCACCCCGCGCGACCAGAAAGCCGTGAAAGCCGCCGCCGACACCTTCCGCAGCAATCCCGGCGTAAAAGTTGCCGAAGTCATTACCGGGCTGGGCGTAGGCGAAGCCCTCGTTTCCTTCCTCGACGAAAAAGGCATGCCCGTACCGGTGGAACGCGCCTTCGTCCTGCCGCCGCAGTCGCAGCTTGCCCCGCTTTCCGCCGAAGAACGTGCAGCCCGTTTCCAAAACGACATCCTCTACCGCCACTATAAAGACGCGGTAGACAACTTCTCCGCCTACGAAGCCCTGCAACAGCTTGCCGCCGAA harbors:
- a CDS encoding helicase HerA-like domain-containing protein, which gives rise to MNPLTIAVHGQEHTPLEIIGKMANRHGLIAGATGTGKTVTLRKMAESFSSLGIPVFLADVKGDLSGLCNAGSDTGKVGERMAEFGLDKTSYLQGFPTRFWDVYGETGIPVRVTVSEMGPMLLSRLMNLNDTQEGLLNLVFKAADDQGWHLIDLKDLRGMLQYVAEHAKEYRTQYGNVSAASVGAIQRQLLTLENEGAQSFFGEPALNLHDWLQTEGSRGVINILNAEKLMRSPRLYSAFLLWFLAELFETLPEVGDLAQPKFVMFFDEAHLMFDNAAPALLEQVEQVVRLIRSKGVGVYFVTQNPLDLPDTILGQLGNRVQHALRAFTPRDQKAVKAAADTFRSNPGVKVAEVITGLGVGEALVSFLDEKGMPVPVERAFVLPPQSQLAPLSAEERAARFQNDILYRHYKDAVDNFSAYEALQQLAAEQAAAPQPANPTAQADTPAAAEKKQPGLIEGFLGGLFGSRKKANQGLGYDLADSIGNKINKQVTNAISRSVMGVIKNMMK